One genomic window of Scylla paramamosain isolate STU-SP2022 chromosome 20, ASM3559412v1, whole genome shotgun sequence includes the following:
- the LOC135110371 gene encoding uncharacterized protein LOC135110371: MLVALCSFPHARHTNMPYTAAPLGTPSPQRVLAVLCVLVLMAAAVLAGGGGFYGSGGGGGRFVGGGGRFVGGGRFVGGGGGRPFVGGGGKFGSGGFGGLSGGGFGLGGGGGSGGYGYSG; encoded by the exons atg CTGGTGGCTCTGTGCTCCTTCCCTCATGCACGCCACACCAACATGCCCTACACTGCCGCTCCTCTCGGCACTCCTTCCCCGCAGCGTGTCCTGGCCGTGCTGTGCGTGCTGGTGCTGATGGCTGCCGCCGTGCTAGCCGGCGGCGGTGGCTTCTacggttctggtggtggtggaggacgcttcgtcggtggtggtgggcgcTTCGTCGGAGGCGGGCGCTTCgtcggcggtggcggcggcaggcccttcgtaggtggtggtggcaaaTTCGGAAGCGGTGGTTTTGGCGGCCTCAGCGGCGGCGGCTTTG GactcggcggcggcggcggcagcggtggttACGGCTACA GCGGTTGA
- the LOC135110376 gene encoding probable H/ACA ribonucleoprotein complex subunit 1, which produces MRVLAVLCVLVLMAAAVLAGGGGYYGSGGRGRFGGGGGRFVGGGGGGGRFGGGGGKFGGGSFGGLGGGFGHGGGGGSGGYGYSG; this is translated from the exons atg cGTGTCCTGGCCGTGCTGTGCGTGCTGGTGCTGATGGCTGCCGCCGTGCTGGCCGGCGGCGGTGGATATTACGGCTCTGGCGGCCGCGGGCGCTTCGGAGGTGGTGGCGGACGCTTcgtcggcggcggcggcggcggcggacgcttcggcggcggtggtggcaaATTCGGCGGCGGTAGTTTTGGCGGCCTCGGCGGCGGCTTTG gacacggcggcggcggcggcagcggtggttACGGCTACA GTGGTTGA
- the LOC135110112 gene encoding uncharacterized protein LOC135110112: protein MTDLTKPHPYPPCSFTPSLERPKFRQTRVEADRGLLFDDHVAKKPPHRVSALRRPASFLDRRGRFLLYKAVIRPYLEYAALSWMSSAASHTKKLDSIQQRALHHVLFHPFPECSTCPYTPDVPSGRVLSHRESIQLHHLLLRDRTRGWNRRGYGKGYSVGHGIGYGNGGSLGYGVGLLGGGGVGGGLGGYGYGYGNGIGYGYGNGGLGNGYNLYTIVGYGGLGGIGDGGLGGGYGGYGGGYGGYGGYGNGIGNGYTTVTYGTGIGDGIGGGIGGGIGGGIGGGIGGYGGGIGGYGVGVDGGYGGGYGGGYGGGYGGYTTYDGGYGSGGSIGHGGGLGGSVSYGYGTGVGKGHSSSHTVVVKKGYSSGGYGGGSSYSKGYGYK, encoded by the exons ATGACTGACCTCACCAAGCCACACCCCTACCCCCCCtgctccttcaccccttcactggAAAGACCGAAATTCCGTCAGACAA GAGTGGAGGCAGATCGAGGGCTACTGTTTGATGACCATGTTGCCAAAAAGCCTCCCCACAGAGTCTCCGCCTTACGCAGGCCAGCCAGTTTCCTCGACAGGAGAGGCAGGTTTCTACTCTACAAGGCTGTGATAAGGCCTTACTTAGAGTACGCTGCCCTCTcttggatgtcgagtgccgcctCACACACCAAGAAACTGGACAGCATTCAGCAACGAGCCCT TCACCATGTCCTTTTTCACCCttttccagaatgttctacgtGTCCTTATACCCCTGATGTCCCTAGTGGCCGTGTCCTTAGCCACAGGGAAAGCATCCAGCTCCATCACCTCCTACTCCGGGATAGGACACGGGGGTGGAATAGGAGGGGGTACGGGAAAGGATACAGCGTAGGACATGGCATTGGATACGGAAATGGAGGCTCTCTTGGCTATGGTGTTGGTCTGCTGGGCGGTGGAGGCGTAGGTGGAGGGCTAGGTGGATATGGGTATGGCTATGGTAATGGGATAGGATATGGGTATGGCAATGGTGGACTGGGAAATGGATACAACTTGTACACCATTGTCGGGTACGGTGGTCTTGGgggtattggtgatggtggtcttggtggtggGTATGGTGGATATGGTGGTGGGTATGGTGGGTATGGTGGCTATGGGAATGGTATTGGCAATGGTTATACTACTGTTACCTATGGCACTGGTATTGGTGATGGTATTGGTGGGGGTATTGGCGGGGGTATTGGTGGGGGTATTGGTGGGGGTATTGGTGGGTATGGTGGAGGTATTGGTGGGtatggtgttggtgttgatggtggctATGGTGGCGGGTATGGTGGCGGGTATGGTGGCGGGTATGGTGGCTACACGACTTATGATGGTGGTTATGGCAGTGGCGGTAGCATTGGACATGGAGGAGGGCTCGGCGGCTCAGTGTCCTACGGCTACG GAACCGGCGTAGGAAAAGGACACAGCAGCAGTCACACAGTCGTTGTTAAGAAAG gttatagtagtggtggttatggtggtggcagcagctaCAGCAAGGGATATG GATACAAGTAA
- the LOC135110373 gene encoding ctenidin-1-like isoform X2 — MRVLAVLCSLVLMAAAVLAGGGGYYGSGGGGGRFVGGGGGGRFVGGGGGRPFVGGGGGRPFVGGGGGRPFVGGGGGKFGSGGFGGLSGGGGFGLGGGGGGSGGYGYSG; from the exons atg CGTGTCTTGGCCGTGCTGTGCTCGCTGGTGCTGATGGCTGCCGCCGTGCTGGCCGGCGGCGGTGGTTACTACGGTTCTGGCGGTGGCGGAGGGCGCTTcgtcggcggcggcggcggcgggcgcTTCgtcggaggcggcggcggcaggccCTTCGTCGGCGGGGGCGGCGGCAGGCCCTTCGTCGGCGGGGGCGGCGGCAGGCCCTtcgtcggtggtggtggtggcaaattCGGAAGCGGTGGTTTTGGCGGCctcagcggcggcggcggctttg GactcggcggcggcggcggcggcagcggtggttACGGCTACA GCGGttga
- the LOC135110373 gene encoding ctenidin-1-like isoform X1: protein MRVLAVLCSLVLMAAAVLAGGGGYYGSGGGGGRFVGGGGGGRFVGGGGGRPFVGGGGGRPFVGGGGGRPFVGGGGGKFGSGGFGGLSGGGGFGLGGGGGGSGGYGYSG, encoded by the exons atg CGTGTCTTGGCCGTGCTGTGCTCGCTGGTGCTGATGGCTGCCGCCGTGCTGGCCGGCGGCGGTGGTTACTACGGTTCTGGCGGTGGCGGAGGGCGCTTcgtcggcggcggcggcggcgggcgcTTCgtcggaggcggcggcggcaggccCTTCGTCGGCGGGGGCGGCGGCAGGCCCTTCGTCGGCGGGGGCGGCGGCAGGCCCTtcgtcggtggtggtggtggcaaattCGGAAGCGGTGGTTTTGGCGGCctcagcggcggcggcggctttg GactcggcggcggcggcggcggcagcggtggttACGGCTACA GCGGTTGA
- the LOC135110374 gene encoding uncharacterized protein LOC135110374, which yields MRVLAVLCVLVLMAAAVLAGGGGYYGSGGRGGFGGGGGRFVGGGGGGGRFVGGGGGKFGGSFGGLGGGFGRGGGGGGSGGYGYSG from the exons atg cGTGTCTTGGCCGTGCTGTGCGTGCTGGTGCTGATGGCTGCTGCCGTGCTGGCCGGCGGCGGTGGATATTACGGCTCTGGCGGCCGCGGGGGCTTCGGAGGTGGTGGCGGACGCTTCgtcggcggcggaggcggcggcggacgCTTcgttggcggcggtggtggcaaATTCGGCGGTAGTTTTGGCGGCCTTGGCGGCGGCTTTG gacgcggcggcggcggcggcggcagtggtggttaCGGCTACA GCGGTTGA
- the LOC135110373 gene encoding probable H/ACA ribonucleoprotein complex subunit 1 isoform X3, with translation MRVLAMLCVLVLMAAAVMAGGGGYYSSGGGGGRFVGGGGGGGRFVGGGGGRPFVGGGGKFGSGGFGGFGGGSGRGGGVGGYGYSG, from the exons atg CGTGTCCTGGCCATGCTGTGCGTGTTGGTGCTGATGGCGGCCGCCGTGATGGCCGGCGGCGGTGGCTACTACAGTtctggcggcggcggaggacgCTTcgtcggcggcggcggcggcggcgggcgcttcgtcggcggcggcggcggcaggcccttcgtaggtggtggtggcaaaTTCGGAAGCGGTGGTTTTGGCGGCTTCGGCGGTGGCTCTG GACGCGGCGGCGGCGTCGGTGGTTACGGCTACA GCGGttga